AAAAACTGCGGGAAAGACAGGTACTGCAACTATAGTCAGTCAGGAACATCAAACTCAAATTGGAAGAACGGACTATGCAGAGTATGTGGGTTATGCACCTCTAGACAAACCTGAAATAGCCGTATATGTAGTGGTATTTGACGGAGGTATGGGCTCCGGTTCTGCCTATATAGCAAAAGATATTTATTCTGCATATTTTAGCAAACAATTAAGCACCAGCACCAGTTCCGTAAATAATTAGATTGAATACTGCAGAATATTAATATAATTCTGTAGTATTTTTATAATATCATTTTATCAAGATCATATGAGCCATTTTTTTATTTCCCTCTGAGTTCAAATGAAGACCATCTATATAATATTCTTCTTTTCCTCCATCATCTTTTTTTACAAATTCACTGTAGAAATCAATGGTTTTTATATTATAGTTTTTACAGAAGCTTTTTAAAGAGTTATTAAGTTCTTTCAAGTCCCTGTTTATATTTTTAAAATCACCGACAAATCCCCATCTGTCCAGAGCAGCTTCTACACAAATAGGTACAGAAAGTCCTACCAAAGGTTTTATATTATTACCCATACTTTGAAAAACTATGGAAGTTACATTTGCCATTACCTGCCCTACTGGCAAATTCCATATAAAATCATTTGTTCCCCCCATAATTATTACATGGGATGGTTTCTCAAGTATTACATCACCGTATACTCTGGAAAGCATACCCGCAGAAGTATCACCAGATATTCCCTTGTTTAAAACTTCAATTTTTAATCTTTTCTCCAACAAGTTAGTCCATACTTCCCTTCTTCTAACACCATAGCCATAAGTTAAACTATCTCCAAGACAAACAACTTTTATTTTCACCACTCCCCTTATATTAAGTCATTTTTAAGTTTATCATAAAACTATTCCAAGCCTCAATCAAATTATCAAGGCTTAGAAGATTAAACTTTAATTTACCATATTCAGTGCTCTTTTCTGGACAGCCAGTGCAGCTTCCTTAAAGGCTTCTCCGATAGTTGGATGGGCATGTACTGTAGTAATTATCTCATCTACAGTAGCTTCAAGTCTAAGTGCAAGAGCTCCTTCCGTTATAAGATCCGTAGCCCTGAGAGCTAAAATATGAACTCCAAGTATTTCCTCGGTTTTTTTATGTGAAATAATCTTGATAATTCCTTCTGTCTCACCGGATATCATGGATTTGCCATTGGCGGCCATTGGGAAAATACCAACTTTATAATCTATGTTCTTTTCCCTAGCCTGTTCTTCTGTAATTCCAACTGAAGCTATCTCAGGTTTGGTATACACGCAAGCAGGTATAGTTTTATAGTCTATAAAAACATTTTTACCGGATATATTCTCTGCAGCTATAACGCCCTGCTCAGAAGCAACATGTGCCAGCATGTTTTTCCCTGTACAATCTCCTATAGCATATATATTGTCTACATTGGTCTTCATTTTATCATCTACACATATATGCCCTTTTTCTACTTTAACTCCAATTTTATCTACATCTAAATCTTTTATATTGGGACGTCTTCCTATGGCCACCAATACTTTTTCTGCTTCTACACTGGAATTTTCATTTTCTTTTGAAAAATTCACTTTAAGATTATTCCCGCTTCTTTTTATTTCGGTAACTCTGCATCCGGTATTTATAGCAACACCTTGTCCTGCCAACTTATTGGAAACAAGATCTGAAATCTGTCTATCTATAGGAGGCAGAATAAATGGAAGCATTTCTACAACAGTCACTTTGCTTCCAAGCTCACTGAACAAAGTTGCAAATTCAATTCCAATTACTCCCCCTCCTATGATTGCTATTGAATCTGGAATAGATTCAAAATTCAATGCACCTGTGCTGTCCACTACTCCATCCAAATCAACTCCAGGTATAGGTGGTATAAAAGGCAGGGAGCCTGTTGAAATTATAATATCATCAAAATCAACTTTTTCAACGCCGCTATCCTTTTTCACAACCTCAATGGAACTTTTTGACTTAAAACCAGCAATTCCCTTGATGACCTTTACCTTATTTGCAGAAAGAAGTCCCTTTACTCCTGAAACAAGTTTTTTGGTTATCTTGCCCTTTCTTTTCTGCACATTGCCCCAGTTTATACTTACATCACCTACATCAATTCCAATATCACTGCTATTTTTAATCTCAGTAAACACCTCTGCAGAATGAAGAAGTACCTTAGTTGGTATGCATCCTACATTAAGGCAGGTTCCGCCCAGTTCTTCTTTTTCAACAAGTATTACCTTGTGTCCAAGCTGTGCACTGCGGATTGCGGCTATATATCCTCCTGGGCCTCCTCCTATGACAACCACTTTTTTAGATAAATTCTTCTGCTGATTTTCCTGTTTTTCAGGATTTTGTTTCTCTTTTTTCTGTTCACTGTCTTCTGCCCCAGATTCTTTTAACAAATCTGAAATATCTTCATCCGCCCCTGCAATTATAGCTACTGCCTCAAGGCATTTTGCAGTTTCTCCTTCTTTAACCAGTATTTTTCTCAATATACCGCTTTCCCTAGCTTCCACTTCATTTGTAAGCTTATCAGTAGTTACGTCAAAAAGAACTTCTCCCTTTTTAACTTCTTCTCCTTCACTTTTATGCCAGGATTCTATCTGCCCTTCTGTCATTGTAAGTCCTAGCTTTGGCATTACCTCAATGCAGCCCATTAAAATACCTCCTAAATATCTAAATTTGTTTTGAATATGAGAATTACTCTATAAAAGCAATAATTCCGGTTTTTCTATATATTCTTTGATTTTTTGCAAGAATTTAGCTGCATATGCACCATCTATTGCTCTATGATCCGCTGTAAGGGATAATTTCATAAGTGGTTTTACTACTATTTTTTCTCCTTCTACTACAGGAGTATCTACTATTGTATTAACTCCAAGAATAGCAACCTCAGGCTGATTTATAATAGGAGAAAAAGAATCTATACCAAGCATTCCAAGATTTGTTATAGTAAAAGTGCCTCCTGTCATATCATCAGGGCTAAGACTATTACTCTTGGCCTTTTTAACTATTTCCTTAAACTCTTCTGCTATTTGCTTCAATCCTTTTATATCGGTATCCTTTACTACAGGAACTATAAGCCCTTCATCCAGTGCAACTGCTACTCCCATATTTACATAATCCTTCAAAATAAATTTACCTCCCGATATGGAGCAATTTACAAGAGGAAATTGCTTTAATGCTGCCGAAACTATTTTTATAAGAAAATCGGTATAAGTTAATTTAAAGGTATCCTTTAAATTATTTTTAAGTCTTTTAAGCTCAGAAATATCAATATTTATATTATAAGTGACAGTAGGTGATATCTTCACACTTTCGCTCATTCTTGCAGAAATCACCTTTCTCATAGATGACATATTAATTACTTTTTCACCACGTCCTGCTGCCTTGCTGGTTACTGCTTGATTTTCAGGCTCTTGTACAATAGTTTTTTCCTTCTGTTTAGCCTCTTCTGCAGCCTTCAATACATCCTCTTTCATTATTCTTCCTTGTTTATTTATACTGCTCAAATCCACATTTAATTCTTTTGCAAGTTTCGCAGCAACAGGAGATACCTTTACTCTATTTTTATCTATATATTCTTCAACATCTTTCTTAACTATCCTGCCAAGTGGACCTGTTCCCGTTATAACCTCATAATCCACTCCACTTTTTTTTGCAAGATTTTTAGCTAAAGGTGATATTCTTATCCTGCCCTCTCTCTCAACAGGAATATCTTCCCTAATAGAAGGCTCTTCTACCGGCACTACTTCCACTTCTTTTCCCACTGATTCTTTTAACAAGGAAGAAATATCTTCATCTGCTCCTGCAATTATAGCTACAGGTTCAAGACATTTTGCCGTTTCTCCCTCTTTAACCAATATTTTTCTCAATATACCGCTTTCTTTAGCCTCAACTTCATTTGTAAGCTTGTCAGTAGTTACATCAAAAAGTACTTCTCCCTTTTTAACTTCATCTCCTTCACTTTTATGCCAGGTTTCTATTTCCCCCTCTGTCATTGTAAGTCCCAGTTTCGGCATCACTTCTACACAACTCATTAACTTCCCTCCTAACTCTACATTGAATACTAAAGCTTATTAGAACAACTTTTTAACGGCATTAACTATTTTATCTGAATTTGGTATTACATAGCTTTCCAGTTTTGGTGTAAACGGTATAGGAACATCCAAACTACCTATTCTCACCACCGGTGCATCCAGATAATCAAATACTTCTTCACTTATAACAGCTGAAATTTCTCCACCATATCCTCCTCTTTTTGTTTCTTCTGTAACTACCACTGCCCTATTTGTCTTTTTTATTGAATTAAATACTGTGTCTTTATCAAAAGGATATAATGTTCTTGGATCTATTATTTCTACTTCTATACCCTCTTTTGAAAGTTTATCCGCAGCAGCTAAAGCTTCATGTACCATCCTTCCAGTGGCAACTATAGTGGCATCCTTTCCCTCTCTTTTTATATCCGCAAGTCCAAATGGTATTGGTTTGCTGTTTTCTTCAAATTCTCCCTTCATTGCATATAAAATCTTGTGTTCAATGAATATAACCGGATTCTCATCATCTATGGCAGTAAGCATCAATCCATATGCATCCTGTGCAGTTGAAGGATATACTACTTTAAGTCCGGGTACATGAGTTACCCATGCTTCTAATGATTGTGAATGCTGTGCAGCTGCCTGTGTTCCTGCACCACATGGTACTCTGACTACCATTGGAAGTTTTATCTTTCCTCCAAACATATATCTCATTTTTGCCGCCTGGTTTACAAGCATATCCATTCCTACTGTAAGAAAATCTATAAACATCAATTCCGCAATCGGTTTTAGCCCTGTGGCAGCTGCTCCAATTGCACAGCCAATAATGGCACCCTCTGAAATAGGGGTATCTCTTACCCTCATTTCTCCAAATTCATCATGCATACCCTGGCTTACTCCAAAGCACCCTCCAAAAGGTCCTACATCTTCACCAAAGAGAAGTACACTCTTATCTTCTCTCATCTTAACTGACATTGCTTCCTTTATAGCTTGAGAATAAGTTATTTTTTTCATATTACTCAACCCCCTCTTTGATATCAGTATATACATCTTCAAATACGGAACTTAATTCCGGTTCCGGACTGTTAAGTGCAAAGTCAACTGCTTCTTTTATCTGGTTATCTACAGATTCTTTCATAGCTTTAAGTTTATCATCACCTAAAATTTTATTTTCCAGAAGATATCTTTCAAACCTTGGAATAGGATCTTTTTTAATCCACCCTTCCTGCTCTTCCTTTAGTTTATACGGAGCAGAATCTCCTTCAAAATGTCCCCTCTGGCGATAAGTTTTACATTCTATAAGAGTAGGTCCTTTTCCAGCTCTTGCCCTTTCTACAGCGGTTTTAGAGGCTTCATACACCTCAACTGGATCATTTCCATCTACTACAACACCAGGTATGCCATAAGCTTTTGCCCTGTCGGCTATATCATTTATATTCTGATGTCTTTTCTGACTTACCGATATTCCATATCCATTATTTTCACAAACATACACCACTGGAAGTTTCCATGCACTTGACAAGTTGAGAGATTCATGGAAAGTACCTTGATTTGTAGAAGCATCACCGAAAAAGCATACGCAAACCTGGTCTGTACCTCTATATTGAATACTCATTCCAGCTCCTACAGCTATGTCTTGTCCAGCTCCTACAATACCGTTTGCACCCAATATACCTTTTGTGGCATCTGCAATATGCATTGATCCGCCTTTACCTTTACAATACCCAGTGGCTCTGCCAAAGAGTTCTGCCGCCATATATTTAAGTTCTCCGCCTTTCGCTATTATGTGCCCATGTCCCCTATGGGTACTTGTTATATAATCTGCATCAGTTAAATTTTCACAAACAGCAGACGCTATTGCTTCTTCACCTATATAAAGATGTACAAAGCCAGGAATCTTTCCTTCTGCAAAGTTGTCTTTTGCCATATTCTCAAATGCCCTTATTTTCAACATTTTGTCGTAAATATCTATGAGAGTGTCACTGGCTATGATTTTCTTTTCTTCTAATCTTCCCAAAATAATCACCTCTGAATTAATATTTGTTTTTTATACTTTTATATAAAGCAATATCCATGCCAATGCTTTAAAGCAGAATATAAGCCGTTTATATATTCCATTTTCTTATTTTGGGATATCATATTGAAAAAACGTTTTCAATATGGGAAAAATAAAATAGTCCAAATAAACTATGGATAGAGTAGCTTATTTGAACTATTTTTCTATTTCATTTCAAACTCCAGATTATATTTTTTTATTTTTCTGTATAAAGTAGATTTTCCCATATTAATTAGTTTGCTGGCATTTACTACATTTCCATTACAATACCTAAGTGCCTTTATGATAAGTTGTTTTTCTACCTGATCCAGTGTTTGAATTTCTGGTTTAAATTCATTATATGAATCACTACTGAATTTCATATCATCTTCTGTACTGCTTTTCTTATAGTTCATAATATAACCTGGCAGCAGTGCTTTGGTTATTCTGCCCTTCTCCGATAAATAATAAACTCTTTGCACTACGTTTTCAATCTCCCTTACATTTCCCAGCCATTCATAATTTTTAACCACATCCATAAATTCCTCATCAATATTATTTATCTTTACCTTGTTTTTTTGTGCTAACTTCTCTAAAAAAAACTTGATGAACATTTCTATATCTTCTCTTCTTTCCCTTACTGGAATTAAATTTATATTAAATACATTTAATCTGAAATATAAGTCACTTCTAAAATTTTTTAACTTCACCTCTTTGAAAAGGTTTCTATTGGTAGCAGCTATAACCCTTACATTTAAGTCTCTTTCATACTTTCCGCCAATTCTTGTTATGGCATGATTATCAAGTACTCTTAGAAGTTTAGGCTGAATTTCAAGTGGAAGTTCACCAATTTCATCTAAAAATATAGTTCCTCCATTTGCCAATTCGAATTTTCCCGGATTACCTTCTTTTGACGCCCCCGTAAAAGATCCCTTTTCATATCCGAACAATTCACTTTCTACTAGATCTTTTGGAAGTGCAGAACAATTTATGGCTACAAAAGGTCCGCTGCATCTTTTGCTGCCATTATGAATTGAATGTGCAAATAATTCCTTTCCTGTACCACTTTCCCCTGTTATAAGAACAGTACAATCATTTTTAGCAATTCTCCTTGCATCCTCAATTATGCCCTTCATTCTGGCATTTTGTGTAAGTATATTGTCAAAATCATACTTAGAAGAAAATCCGGCTATTTTGTTTACCATAGTACGCACGGTATCAGCTTTTTTTACAAGTATTACAAAGCCAGTATGTTTTTCATTCATCACAACAGGATTTATGCTTACATTGCACTCTACTCTTCTATTTTTTACATACATGGTAATCTCCCTGTAAGTTATCTTATTTAACCTTTTTATATCACCCATATCCTTTATTACATCTTTCAGGAGAGATTTCATAAATAATTTATACATTTGATTTTTATCAATTCCTAATATATTGCATATATTTTCATTAAAATATTCCAATTTGAAATCATTATCTATGACAAGTATCCCCTCTTTTATAGAATTAAAAGCTACTTCAGTCCACTTTCTATGCTCAGCTACGGAAAATTGTTCTTGTATGGTATTAGAAGCCTCTACAACTATTCCCAGTGTATGGGTATGAAAATCTTCAAAACTCCCGGATAAATCAATACAGCCTATTATATTTCCTTTGCTGTCGTGTATTGGAGAAGCAGAACAGGTCCACTTTTGCTGTCTTTTGGAATAATGTTCTGCACCAAGTGTTTGAATTGGTTTATCCAGATAAATACATGTGCCAATTGCATTGGTACCTACATCTTCTTCTTTCCATCTTCTCCCTTCCAAAAAATCCAGATCTCTATTTTGTGCCATTATCTTCTCATTGCCAAGTATCTTAAGTATAACTGCATTCTCATCTGTCAATATAA
This window of the Clostridium kluyveri DSM 555 genome carries:
- a CDS encoding thiamine pyrophosphate-dependent dehydrogenase E1 component subunit alpha codes for the protein MLKIRAFENMAKDNFAEGKIPGFVHLYIGEEAIASAVCENLTDADYITSTHRGHGHIIAKGGELKYMAAELFGRATGYCKGKGGSMHIADATKGILGANGIVGAGQDIAVGAGMSIQYRGTDQVCVCFFGDASTNQGTFHESLNLSSAWKLPVVYVCENNGYGISVSQKRHQNINDIADRAKAYGIPGVVVDGNDPVEVYEASKTAVERARAGKGPTLIECKTYRQRGHFEGDSAPYKLKEEQEGWIKKDPIPRFERYLLENKILGDDKLKAMKESVDNQIKEAVDFALNSPEPELSSVFEDVYTDIKEGVE
- the lpdA gene encoding dihydrolipoyl dehydrogenase; translation: MGCIEVMPKLGLTMTEGQIESWHKSEGEEVKKGEVLFDVTTDKLTNEVEARESGILRKILVKEGETAKCLEAVAIIAGADEDISDLLKESGAEDSEQKKEKQNPEKQENQQKNLSKKVVVIGGGPGGYIAAIRSAQLGHKVILVEKEELGGTCLNVGCIPTKVLLHSAEVFTEIKNSSDIGIDVGDVSINWGNVQKRKGKITKKLVSGVKGLLSANKVKVIKGIAGFKSKSSIEVVKKDSGVEKVDFDDIIISTGSLPFIPPIPGVDLDGVVDSTGALNFESIPDSIAIIGGGVIGIEFATLFSELGSKVTVVEMLPFILPPIDRQISDLVSNKLAGQGVAINTGCRVTEIKRSGNNLKVNFSKENENSSVEAEKVLVAIGRRPNIKDLDVDKIGVKVEKGHICVDDKMKTNVDNIYAIGDCTGKNMLAHVASEQGVIAAENISGKNVFIDYKTIPACVYTKPEIASVGITEEQAREKNIDYKVGIFPMAANGKSMISGETEGIIKIISHKKTEEILGVHILALRATDLITEGALALRLEATVDEIITTVHAHPTIGEAFKEAALAVQKRALNMVN
- a CDS encoding alpha-ketoacid dehydrogenase subunit beta, with translation MKKITYSQAIKEAMSVKMREDKSVLLFGEDVGPFGGCFGVSQGMHDEFGEMRVRDTPISEGAIIGCAIGAAATGLKPIAELMFIDFLTVGMDMLVNQAAKMRYMFGGKIKLPMVVRVPCGAGTQAAAQHSQSLEAWVTHVPGLKVVYPSTAQDAYGLMLTAIDDENPVIFIEHKILYAMKGEFEENSKPIPFGLADIKREGKDATIVATGRMVHEALAAADKLSKEGIEVEIIDPRTLYPFDKDTVFNSIKKTNRAVVVTEETKRGGYGGEISAVISEEVFDYLDAPVVRIGSLDVPIPFTPKLESYVIPNSDKIVNAVKKLF
- a CDS encoding GDSL-type esterase/lipase family protein codes for the protein MKIKVVCLGDSLTYGYGVRRREVWTNLLEKRLKIEVLNKGISGDTSAGMLSRVYGDVILEKPSHVIIMGGTNDFIWNLPVGQVMANVTSIVFQSMGNNIKPLVGLSVPICVEAALDRWGFVGDFKNINRDLKELNNSLKSFCKNYNIKTIDFYSEFVKKDDGGKEEYYIDGLHLNSEGNKKMAHMILIK
- a CDS encoding 2-oxo acid dehydrogenase subunit E2, producing the protein MSCVEVMPKLGLTMTEGEIETWHKSEGDEVKKGEVLFDVTTDKLTNEVEAKESGILRKILVKEGETAKCLEPVAIIAGADEDISSLLKESVGKEVEVVPVEEPSIREDIPVEREGRIRISPLAKNLAKKSGVDYEVITGTGPLGRIVKKDVEEYIDKNRVKVSPVAAKLAKELNVDLSSINKQGRIMKEDVLKAAEEAKQKEKTIVQEPENQAVTSKAAGRGEKVINMSSMRKVISARMSESVKISPTVTYNINIDISELKRLKNNLKDTFKLTYTDFLIKIVSAALKQFPLVNCSISGGKFILKDYVNMGVAVALDEGLIVPVVKDTDIKGLKQIAEEFKEIVKKAKSNSLSPDDMTGGTFTITNLGMLGIDSFSPIINQPEVAILGVNTIVDTPVVEGEKIVVKPLMKLSLTADHRAIDGAYAAKFLQKIKEYIEKPELLLL
- a CDS encoding sigma-54-dependent Fis family transcriptional regulator, translating into MNYIEKVQEQRRRFIEFNEIPKDIKPDILSSWIRCKKYGVEKDNNPPNIIPKDEFDAILDEKKEFIEICLPIMLNLYEILKNTNYSIILTDENAVILKILGNEKIMAQNRDLDFLEGRRWKEEDVGTNAIGTCIYLDKPIQTLGAEHYSKRQQKWTCSASPIHDSKGNIIGCIDLSGSFEDFHTHTLGIVVEASNTIQEQFSVAEHRKWTEVAFNSIKEGILVIDNDFKLEYFNENICNILGIDKNQMYKLFMKSLLKDVIKDMGDIKRLNKITYREITMYVKNRRVECNVSINPVVMNEKHTGFVILVKKADTVRTMVNKIAGFSSKYDFDNILTQNARMKGIIEDARRIAKNDCTVLITGESGTGKELFAHSIHNGSKRCSGPFVAINCSALPKDLVESELFGYEKGSFTGASKEGNPGKFELANGGTIFLDEIGELPLEIQPKLLRVLDNHAITRIGGKYERDLNVRVIAATNRNLFKEVKLKNFRSDLYFRLNVFNINLIPVRERREDIEMFIKFFLEKLAQKNKVKINNIDEEFMDVVKNYEWLGNVREIENVVQRVYYLSEKGRITKALLPGYIMNYKKSSTEDDMKFSSDSYNEFKPEIQTLDQVEKQLIIKALRYCNGNVVNASKLINMGKSTLYRKIKKYNLEFEMK